From the Agromyces laixinhei genome, the window GATCGAGAGGTTCTCGACGGTGCGCCAGAGACGCGGGTGATCGGCCTTCGAGTGCAGCTCGACCGCTCCCGACATCGAGAGCGCCTGCCGGTCGGCCGTGAAGTACTGGAACAGCGCGTACGCGCTCGCGATCACCACGGTCACGATGACGATCGTGATGTTCTGGTAGATCGCCGCCGCCAGCCATCCCAGCCCGCCGATGATGGCGAGGAAGAACAGGATGATGAAGACCGTGTTGCGCTTGTTCTTGGCTATCGCGCGGTACAACGCCGACCCTTAGAACTGCACGCGCGGCGGTTCTGCGATCGCCGCGGGCTCCGTGACTTCGAAGAAGTCGCGCTCGTGGAAGCCGAGGCCGCGCACGAACAGGGTGTTCGGGAAGACCTTGATCTTCGTGTTGAGCTCGCGCACGCCGCCGTTGTAGAACCGTCGGGACGCCTGGATCTTGTCTTCGGTGTCGACGAGCTCGGCCTGCAGCTGCAGGAAGTTCTGGCTGGCCTGCAGCTGCGGGTACGCCTCTGCGACCGCGAAGATCGACTTCAACGCCTGCTGCATGTGGTTCTCGGCGGCACCGGCTTCGGCCGGGCCCTGCGCCGACAACGTCTCGGCGCGCGCCTTCGTGACGGACTCGAAGACCGATCTCTCGTGCGCGGCGTAGCCCTTGACCGCCTCGATGAGGTTCGGGATCAGGTCGGCACGACGCTTCAGCTGCACCGTGATGTCGCTCCACGCCTCGTCGACCCGCACGTTCAGCGTGACGAGGGAGTTGTAGGTCGCCCAGAGGTAGATGCCGATGATCACCACGAGCGCGACGACGATGATGACGGGGATGAGCCATTCCATGGCACGGACTCCTAAGCGCTGAGCGATGTTTGCTGTGAGGTCGAGTGTACCGAGCAACCCTCGGTGCGAGCTGGGCTTCCCATGAGACTCGGAGGAAACCGGAGGGGCCTCTCCGGGCGAATACGGCGTTGACAGCGTGGCGCACGCGGCGAATGATTCAGCACATGACGACGAATTCGGATGCCGCGGCCGCAGCAGCGCCCGGCGCCGCGGTCATCGTGCAGAACCTGACGGTGGTTCGCGGCGCCACGCCGGTGCTCGACCGGCTCTCGCTCGCCGTGCCACGCGGCCGCATCATCGGGCTGCTGGGTCCGAGCGGCAGCGGAAAGACGACGCTCATGCGTGCGATCGTGGGCGTGCAGATCGTGAAGTCCGGCACGATCGAGGTGCTCGGCCTCCCGGCGGGGAGCCGGCCCCTCCGCACCCGCATGGGGTACGTCACCCAGCAGGCGAGCGTGTACGACGACCTCTCGGTGCACCAGAATCTCGCGTACTTCCGTCGCATCCTCGGCGCACCGGCATCCGATGTCGACCGCGTCATCGAACGCACCGAGCTCGGCGCGGTCGCCGGCCGACTCGTGGGCTCGCTCTCGGGCGGGCAGCGCAGCCGGGTCTCATTGGCCGCTGCGCTGCTCGGCGCACCGCAAGTGCTCGTGCTCGACGAGCCCACCGTCGGGCTCGACCCGGTGCTCCGCGTCGAATTGTGGGCGCTGTTCCGCAGCCTCGCCGACGACGGGGCGACGCTCCTCATCTCGAGCCACGTCATGGACGAGGCGAAGCGGTGCGATCGTCTCCTGCTCCTCCGCGAGGGTGCGCTGCTCGCCGACGACACCGTGCAGGGCGTACTGCAGGTGACCGGCACCGATGACGTCGAGCAGGCGTTCCTCCGCCTCATCGAGCGAGGCGAGCCCCACCTCCGGCCCGCGAGCGAACCGGAGCCGCTGCGATGAACCTCTCACGCACGTTCGCGACCGCCGGTCGCGTGCTCGGCCAGATCCGCCACGACCCCCGCACGATCGCGCTCCTCCTCGTGGTGCCGAGCCTGCTCATCGGCCTCGTCGCCTGGATCTTCGTCGACACCGACCTCTTCACCGACATCGGCCCGGCGATGATCGCGCTCTTCCCGTTCATCGTGATGTTCCTCGTCACGAGCATCTCGACGCTCAGGGAACGCCGCAGCGGCACCCTCGAACGGCTCCTCTCGATGCCGATGGGCAAGGGCGACTTCATCCTCGGCTACGCGCTCGCGTTCGGTCTCCTCGCCGTGTTCCAGACGGCGATCGCCGTGTCGTTCGCCGTCTGGGTCTGCGGGCTCGAGATCGAGGGCTCGATCTGGCTGCTCTTCGCCGTCGCGGTCGCCGACGCCCTGCTCGGCACCTCCCTCGGACTCCTCGCGAGCGCGTTCGCGCGCTCGGAGTTCCAGGTCGTGCAGTTCATGCCGCTCATCGTCTTCCCGCAGATCCTGCTCGGCGGCATCTTCATCCCGCGCGATCAGCTGCCCGAAGCGCTCGAGGTCATCAGCGAGTGGCTGCCACTGAGCTTCGCGATCGATGCACTGCAAGCCGTCGCTGCCGACTCCGAGAGCGCGGCGTGGATCGCGGCGAAGCTCGCCGTGATCATCGCGTGGATCGTCGGGTCGATCGTGCTCGGCTCGGTCACGCTGCGCCGGCGGACTCCCTAGCCGTGTCGTCGGCAACGATGTCGGCCGCGACACCGTCGCCGAGCACGTGATCGAGGTAGGCGTTCGAGAATCGGCGATCGGGATCGAGCTCATCGCGCACCCGCAGGAAGTCGTCGAACCGGGGGTACACCTCGCGCAGCGACTGCGCGTTCTGGGTGTGCAGCTTGCCCCAGTGCGGCCGGCCGCCGTAGCCGCGCATGATCTCCTCGACGCCCGCGAAGTACTCGCGGTGGTTCTCACGGAAGTAGCGGTGCACGGCGATGTAGCCGCTCTCGCGCCCGTACGCGGTCGAGAGCCAGTTGTCGTCGGATGCGGCGGCACGCACCTCGATCGGAAAGCTGATGCGCCAGCCCTTCCGCTCGATGAGCGCCCGCACCTCGCGGAACGCGTCGGGCACGGCTTCGAGCGGCACCGCGTACTCCATCTCACGGAACCTCACGCTGCGGTGCGTCGTGAACACGGCGGGCGAGAAGTCGCTGAAGTCGCGGTCGCCCGAGTGCCTCGTGACCGCCTCGGTCAACCTGGCGAGTGTGGACGTCGTGCCGGGCGCCACGCGACCGGTCGCGGCCACCGCCCGGAAGAGCCCGTTGGCGAGCACCTCGTCGTCGAGCCACCGCGACGCACGGCCCAGCGGACGGCGCGGCGCGTCGCCCGGAAGTCGCGTGTTGGTCTTGGTGAGCGCCGTGGCCGTGTGCGGGAACCAGTAGAACTCGAAGTGGTCGGCGTCGCGAACGAGCTCATGCCAGTGGTCGAGCACTTCGTCGATGGGCCTCGGCCGCTCGACGGCGTGCAGCACGTACCGCGGCACGAGCTGCAGGGTCACGTCGACGAGCACGCCGAGCGCTCCGAGGCCGAGGCGAACGGCGGGCAGCAGCTCTGGGCGCTCGGACTCACTGACGGTGATGAGCTCGCCGGTACCGGTCACGAGGCGGGCGGCGACGATCTGAGTTGCGAGGCCGCCGAACCCGAGACCCGTGCCGTGCGTGCCCGTCGAGGTCGCCCCCGAGATCGTCTGACGGTCGATGTCGCCCATGTTCTCGAGGGCGAGGCCGTAGGGCGCGAGCAGTTCGGGCAGTTCGTGCAGGCGAGTGCCTGCGCCGAGAGTGACCCGGCCCGTGGCGGCGTCTGCGTCGAGCACGCCGCTGACGCCGGTCATGTCGAGCTGCACGCCGGGCGTGACCGCGATGCCGGTGAAGCTGTGGCCCGATCCGACCGGCTTGATGCGCAGGCCGGAGGCCGCGGCGGCCGCGACCGCCCGCTGCACTGCCTCGGCGCCGGCCGGACGCTCCACGCGGAGGGGGCGCACCGCCTCCGTGCGACTCCAGTTGCGCCACACGGCTCCCGTCGCGGTCATTCGATCGTCCTCTCCACGCGTTCCTGCTCGCTGCGCCCGTCGGCTCCTGTCTCTGTCACAGGAACGCCTTCCCCTCGCCCCGATAGCTCGGGATGGTATCGACGACTTCGCCCGCATCGACCAGGGCGAATTCGTTCAGATGTTCTGCCAGCTCGCCCGACTTCGTATGGCGCAGCCACACCCGGTCGCCGACCTTCATGCGCCGGGCCGCCGCGCCGCTCACCGGGCTCTGCACCTCTCCGGCCATCTCGCGCGGCTCCAGCACGAGCCCCTCCGGCCAGGCGATCTTCGGGAGCCGGTCAGGTGCGGGCGGGCCTGAGGCGATCCAGCCACCGCCGAGGATCGTCGCGTGATCGCGGCTCGGTCGGCGCACGATGTCGAGCGCCCAGGCGGCGGCGGGTGCGGGCGTGAAGTGCTGGTATCCGTCGAAGAGGTGCCCGCCGAAGATGCCCGACCCTGCCGCGATCTCGGTCACCGAGGCATCCGCCGCCGTGGCCTCGAGCGAGCCGGTGCCACCGCCGTTGACGAACTCGAGCGGGGCGATCTCGCGCACGGCGGCCACCGCGCGGCCGCGGCGTTCACGCAGCTCGGGCATCGAGCGCGACTGCATCCAGCGGTTCACGGCACCGTCGATCGGCCGGCCGGCCGGACGGTTCACGACTCCGGCGATCTGCGCCTCGTAGGCCATCATGCCGACGAGTTCGAAGCCGGGTCGCTTCACGATGTACGCGGCGAGCGCTGCGGCGTCTTCCGGCGCGTGCACCGGCGACCGGCGGACGCCGAGGTGGCCGAGCAGCGGCGCGTTCCACGACGCGTCGAGCTCGAGGCACACGCGAATCGATTCGCGCCTGCCCGGCGGCAGCACCGCGTCGACGAGGTCGAGCTGGGCCGGCGAATCGACCATGAGCGTCACCCGGCGGGCGAGCTCGGGATCGGACGCGAGCCTGCGGATGCTCGCCCGCTCGGCCGTCGGATAGCCGACCACGATGTCGTCGACCGCCTCGGCGAGCCAGAGCGCCTCGGAGAGCGTATATGCGAGCACGCCGTGGTAGCCGGGCATCTCGAGCAGCGCTTCGACGATGCCGCGCACGCGCAGCGACTTGGATGCGACGCGGATCGGCGTGCCGTTGGCGCGCCGCAGCATGTCGAGCGCATTGTGCCGCAGCGCACCCAGGTGGAGCGCGCCGACGGGAGCGTCGAGGTGCGCGGTGGCGGCGGTCAGCGACGGCCAGTACCGTTCGGGCCGCAGCCAGTCCGCGGCATCCGTCGCCGGCGTGCCGGTCTTGAGGAGATCGATGGTCATCAACGTACGCTCCTGACCTGGGCAACGGCGAAGGCGCCGGCGAATGAGAACGCCGCGCCGAGGAGGAAGACGAGCATGAACGAGCCCGAGACCACGACCGCGGCGGCGCCGATCATCGGGGCGATCGCCTGCGGCACCGCCGAGGCGATGTTCATGATGCCGAGGTCCTTTCCGCGTGATGCGGCGTCGGGCAGCACCTGGGTCGCGAGGGCCTGGTCGACGGAGAGGAAGCAGCCGTAGCCGAGGCCGAGGAGCCCCGCGGCGACCATCGCGACCGTGAGGTCGGGGAAGAGGCCGAGCATCAGCGCCGCGATGCCCTGCAGCGCCGAGGCGATGAAGACGAACAGCTTGCGGCGGCCGAGCCGGTCGGAGAGCTTGCCGAGCAGCAGCGAGGCGCCGATCACGAACACCATGTAGATGAGCGTCAGCACGATGAGGTTGTCTGCTGCGTTGGCATCGTTCAGCTGGAACATCAGGAAGTAGAGCAGCAGGCTCGTGCCGAGCGCGTTGCCGACTGAGACGAGCACGCGGCTGAGCAGGGTCCAGCCGAAGTCGGGGTGCTTGCGAGGGCTGATCCAGAACCCGGTGAGCATGCCCTTCGCGGTGACCCGCTCGCGCTCGATCGGTGCGAGCGGCTCGTCGGCGCGGAACAGGAACGGCACGGTCAGCACGACGAGAATCACCGCGAGCAGCACGTAGCCGAGCGAAGCGTCGGTGACGAGCTCGGTCACGAGCACGAGACCGACGATGATGCCGACCGCCTGCGGCGCAGACATCCAGCCCGAGACGAAGCCGCGCTGATTGACGGGCACCTGGTCGGAGATCGTCGCGGTGAGCGCGGCGGTCATGATGCAGAAGCCGACGGATGCCGCGACCCACGTCGCCCCGATCGCCCAGATCTCGGTCTGCACGCCGAGTGTGACGAGCGAGAGGCCGAAGACGATCGCGCCGATCGCGATCCACGGCCGACGACGGCCGAACCGCGAGGTCGTGCGGTCGGAGATCGCACCGGTCAGGGGGTAGGCGATGATCGTCGCGATCGCGGCGATGCCCGAGATCGTGCCGAACGCGACGACGCTGTCGACCCAGTTCTCGGGTTGGAGCTGCGCATCGATCTGCGCGGGGAGCAGCAACTGCACCGGCGTGAGCTGAGCCATCCAGATGCCGAGCCAGACGGTCGCGAACGAGGCGATCCAACCGGCGGAGACGCGGCGGACCGGCTCGCCGAGCGCAGCGGTCGTGGGATGCGCCGCAGGGGACGCGGAATCGAGGCTCGTCATCGGGGCTCGGCCATTCTCGAGAGGGCGTCGGCGGCCGCGTGCGCGATCGCCCGTGCGACATCGTCGTCGCGGGTGACGAGCCACGTGAGAGTGAGCCCGTCGGTGAAGGCGATGAGCACCCCGGCGACCTGCGCGACCGGTGTGGTCCACACCGCGCCCGCGAGTTCGGCGGCCGCTTCGAGCGATCGGCCCGCGAGCTCGGAGTATCGGGCATACTGCGCAACGGCGAGCGGGTGCCGCTCGGGCGACCGCAGCGCGTACTGGGTGAGCTCGAGCATCGCCTGCTCGTGCTCGGGATCGGCGCGGAGGTGATCGAAGTAGCGCAGCAGGCCGGCCTCGAGGGTCTCGCGGAGGCCGAGTCCCTGGAGGTCGCTCGGCAGCACCGCCTCCTGCTCGCTGGCGACGACCGTCGTGATGAGCTCGTCGATGAGCTCGTCGCGCGAATCGAACGCGTAATGGAAACTCGCGAGCGACATGCCGGCCTCGGCCACGATCGCTCGGGTCGTCGCGTGCGCGATGCCGCGCTGCGACACCACACGCAGCGCCGCCTGCACGAGTGCAGCGCGCCGCTCGGAAGCGGGAATGCGGGCCATGCGTCTCCTCTCGACACCTTCGACGACTGAAGTGGGACAAACGTCCCAGTTGCCTAAGTATGCACGAAAACCGTTACTCTCGCAGCATGCGCCTCGGAGTCCTCGACGTCGGTTCCAACACGGTGCACCTGCTCGTCGTCGAAGCGCACGCCGGCGCGCGCCCCATTCCGACAGCCTCGCACAAGTCGGTATTGCGCCTCATGCGCTATCTCGAACCCGACGGCTCGATCAACGCCGAGGGCGTTGCCGCGATCCTCACCGCGGTGGGCGGCGCGGCATCCGCTGCTCGCGAGGCCGGGCTCGACGAACTGCTCGCGTTCGCGACCTCCGCCATCCGCGAAGCCGCGAACGGCGAGGCAGTGCTCGATCTCGTCGAGCGTGAGACCGGCGTGCACCTGCAGGTGCTCTCGGGCGACGACGAGTCGCTGCTGACCTACCTGGCGGTACGCCGCTGGTACGGCTGGTCGGCCGGGCGCCTCCTGGTCTTCGACATCGGCGGCGGGTCGCTCGAGCTCGCGCAGGGCATCGACGAGGTGCCGGATGTCGCGCGGTCGCTCCCCCTCGGCGCCGGGCGCTCGACGATCTCCTTCCTGCCCGACGATCCGCCCTCGCCCGAACAGGTCGCACGGCTGCGGGCCCACGCGCGCGACGTGCTCGCAGAGGCCGTCGAGCCGTTCGCGTCCCTGCCCTCGCCGAACCACGTCGTCGGCTCCTCCAAGACGATCCGCTCGCTCGCCCGGCTCGCCGGCAGCGTCGAAGACGGCTTCGGCGACTCCGAGCGCAGCATCCTCACCCGTGATGGGCTCGACGATTGGACGCCGCGGCTCGCGAGGATCCCCGCCGACGCCCGGCCCGCTCTGCCGGGAATCACCGCCGACCGCACGTTCCAGATCGTCGCGGGGGCGGTCGTGCTCTCCGAGACGATGCGCGCCTTCGGCGTCGACGAGCTCGAGGTCTCACCGTGGGCGCTCCGTGAGGGGCTCATCCTCAGGAGACTCGACCGGCTCGTCTGAGGCGCTCGACCGATCAGGAGTGCGCCCGATCGATCAGGAATGGAGAAGCGCTCGGGCGCGGCATCCGAATAGCCTGAAGTCGACGCCCCGCTCATCGCGCGGCACGGAGCGAGAACCGGAAGGATCACGACGATGGCGAAGACCGACACCTCCGACGGACTGAGCAAGGAAGAACGC encodes:
- a CDS encoding ABC transporter ATP-binding protein; the encoded protein is MTTNSDAAAAAAPGAAVIVQNLTVVRGATPVLDRLSLAVPRGRIIGLLGPSGSGKTTLMRAIVGVQIVKSGTIEVLGLPAGSRPLRTRMGYVTQQASVYDDLSVHQNLAYFRRILGAPASDVDRVIERTELGAVAGRLVGSLSGGQRSRVSLAAALLGAPQVLVLDEPTVGLDPVLRVELWALFRSLADDGATLLISSHVMDEAKRCDRLLLLREGALLADDTVQGVLQVTGTDDVEQAFLRLIERGEPHLRPASEPEPLR
- a CDS encoding MFS transporter translates to MTSLDSASPAAHPTTAALGEPVRRVSAGWIASFATVWLGIWMAQLTPVQLLLPAQIDAQLQPENWVDSVVAFGTISGIAAIATIIAYPLTGAISDRTTSRFGRRRPWIAIGAIVFGLSLVTLGVQTEIWAIGATWVAASVGFCIMTAALTATISDQVPVNQRGFVSGWMSAPQAVGIIVGLVLVTELVTDASLGYVLLAVILVVLTVPFLFRADEPLAPIERERVTAKGMLTGFWISPRKHPDFGWTLLSRVLVSVGNALGTSLLLYFLMFQLNDANAADNLIVLTLIYMVFVIGASLLLGKLSDRLGRRKLFVFIASALQGIAALMLGLFPDLTVAMVAAGLLGLGYGCFLSVDQALATQVLPDAASRGKDLGIMNIASAVPQAIAPMIGAAAVVVSGSFMLVFLLGAAFSFAGAFAVAQVRSVR
- a CDS encoding Ppx/GppA phosphatase family protein, with protein sequence MRLGVLDVGSNTVHLLVVEAHAGARPIPTASHKSVLRLMRYLEPDGSINAEGVAAILTAVGGAASAAREAGLDELLAFATSAIREAANGEAVLDLVERETGVHLQVLSGDDESLLTYLAVRRWYGWSAGRLLVFDIGGGSLELAQGIDEVPDVARSLPLGAGRSTISFLPDDPPSPEQVARLRAHARDVLAEAVEPFASLPSPNHVVGSSKTIRSLARLAGSVEDGFGDSERSILTRDGLDDWTPRLARIPADARPALPGITADRTFQIVAGAVVLSETMRAFGVDELEVSPWALREGLILRRLDRLV
- a CDS encoding D-arabinono-1,4-lactone oxidase — translated: MTATGAVWRNWSRTEAVRPLRVERPAGAEAVQRAVAAAAASGLRIKPVGSGHSFTGIAVTPGVQLDMTGVSGVLDADAATGRVTLGAGTRLHELPELLAPYGLALENMGDIDRQTISGATSTGTHGTGLGFGGLATQIVAARLVTGTGELITVSESERPELLPAVRLGLGALGVLVDVTLQLVPRYVLHAVERPRPIDEVLDHWHELVRDADHFEFYWFPHTATALTKTNTRLPGDAPRRPLGRASRWLDDEVLANGLFRAVAATGRVAPGTTSTLARLTEAVTRHSGDRDFSDFSPAVFTTHRSVRFREMEYAVPLEAVPDAFREVRALIERKGWRISFPIEVRAAASDDNWLSTAYGRESGYIAVHRYFRENHREYFAGVEEIMRGYGGRPHWGKLHTQNAQSLREVYPRFDDFLRVRDELDPDRRFSNAYLDHVLGDGVAADIVADDTARESAGAA
- a CDS encoding amino acid deaminase/aldolase — protein: MTIDLLKTGTPATDAADWLRPERYWPSLTAATAHLDAPVGALHLGALRHNALDMLRRANGTPIRVASKSLRVRGIVEALLEMPGYHGVLAYTLSEALWLAEAVDDIVVGYPTAERASIRRLASDPELARRVTLMVDSPAQLDLVDAVLPPGRRESIRVCLELDASWNAPLLGHLGVRRSPVHAPEDAAALAAYIVKRPGFELVGMMAYEAQIAGVVNRPAGRPIDGAVNRWMQSRSMPELRERRGRAVAAVREIAPLEFVNGGGTGSLEATAADASVTEIAAGSGIFGGHLFDGYQHFTPAPAAAWALDIVRRPSRDHATILGGGWIASGPPAPDRLPKIAWPEGLVLEPREMAGEVQSPVSGAAARRMKVGDRVWLRHTKSGELAEHLNEFALVDAGEVVDTIPSYRGEGKAFL
- a CDS encoding LemA family protein; amino-acid sequence: MEWLIPVIIVVALVVIIGIYLWATYNSLVTLNVRVDEAWSDITVQLKRRADLIPNLIEAVKGYAAHERSVFESVTKARAETLSAQGPAEAGAAENHMQQALKSIFAVAEAYPQLQASQNFLQLQAELVDTEDKIQASRRFYNGGVRELNTKIKVFPNTLFVRGLGFHERDFFEVTEPAAIAEPPRVQF
- a CDS encoding ABC transporter permease codes for the protein MNLSRTFATAGRVLGQIRHDPRTIALLLVVPSLLIGLVAWIFVDTDLFTDIGPAMIALFPFIVMFLVTSISTLRERRSGTLERLLSMPMGKGDFILGYALAFGLLAVFQTAIAVSFAVWVCGLEIEGSIWLLFAVAVADALLGTSLGLLASAFARSEFQVVQFMPLIVFPQILLGGIFIPRDQLPEALEVISEWLPLSFAIDALQAVAADSESAAWIAAKLAVIIAWIVGSIVLGSVTLRRRTP
- a CDS encoding TetR/AcrR family transcriptional regulator, with translation MARIPASERRAALVQAALRVVSQRGIAHATTRAIVAEAGMSLASFHYAFDSRDELIDELITTVVASEQEAVLPSDLQGLGLRETLEAGLLRYFDHLRADPEHEQAMLELTQYALRSPERHPLAVAQYARYSELAGRSLEAAAELAGAVWTTPVAQVAGVLIAFTDGLTLTWLVTRDDDVARAIAHAAADALSRMAEPR